The Arachis ipaensis cultivar K30076 chromosome B10, Araip1.1, whole genome shotgun sequence DNA window CCCCTTGAAACTCTGCAGTGTAATGTAGGACAGTGTTCCCTAACTTGTCTATTTTCCCTGCAAGCCTTCTCACCATCTTCAGTTTCTTCAACAGCCTGTAAACCTCCAGTTGCCGGTGTTTAACAGCCATGTACAATATATTCTGCTCGTCGTCACTAACGTGCTCGATTGACTGAGGATGAAAACGAATTATTACTTCCACTATCTCCATGATTCCATTGCAAGCAGCCATAAGCAATGGAGTATAAGCAGGTTTCTCAGCATGCTTTTGCTGATCCTTTGATTTCTCTTCTTGTTTTTCGGATGCTTgatcttttttctcttttccttttcgtTCGTTTTTGAAAGAACCTGCGCTCCCTATGGAAACTGTCCTGTCTGTTGCAATAGAGGTCTGTTGCCATGATTTGTCTTTCTCTGCTAATAAGCGAACAAGTTCCTCTGCTAACTTGTGCATTTCTTTTTTCCTCCAAAGTTTTTCAATCCCCTTCCATTCTGAACAAGAACAGAACATGGAAGTAGCATTGGAAGAGATTATGAATGTCAAAACAGACTAAAGAGAAAATATTTAGCATTTGCGAGAATCATGATAGTTTGCACTACCTTTGGCCATAGCCTTCCACATAGAATACCACAACCAAAAGAAAGCTGTAAATTTGATTGACATAATGACATGTAACATGGTTAGATTAGATGTATCCATGTATCTAGAATGTGCACAACTTAATAATCCATATTTGTGTTCTTTGGTTGTGCATAAAATACAGTGTAGAGTGAAATAGATACCTGAGTGATTCCGTTGGTATGGGTGAGACCATTGATTTATGCCTTTCTCACCACTTTCTAAGTCTTCCCTTCTCTTAATAGATTCCTCATCTTGATAGAATTGATAATCTTGATACTTAGGAAGCACTAGGAGTCACAATATTGAATCTATCAGTGAAACATGCATGCTTGTTATTGAAATTCTAGATGGATTGAAGTTGTTAGAGACTTACTAGCATATATGAAATTTTTGAAGGCTCCCATCTGGGTTTGACTCCTAAATGTAGAAGGCATTGTTGCTAGCAATTGAAGAGTTGTTAGTCCATTGTCGTCCTTAAGATCAGCGAGCTGGTTCCCATACCTTTTCAATAGCCATAAAGCGGTGCCTGCAATTGAAATCAACAGTAGTTGGACATTGTTGCATGCATGGTGCACATTCCTAAACGAAGTTGAGGAGAGAAAGATATACCAAAGAATTGGTCAATAACAGCAGTGTGAAGAATGGACATACTATCATTTCGGTGAAAATGTGGGCTTAAGTCAATGTTCAAAACAAAGTGTTGAAGCAACTTGGTCTTGCCAAGTGCAGCAGCTCTATAAACAGGGGTCTCACCAAGGTTGTTCTTCATGAACAGCAAGGATTCAAACTGTTCACTATCATCATTGTACTTTAGTATGTGGTCAGTCATCTCCACCTCTCCGACAAAGGCCACCTCGTGAAGCGGCGTGTTCCCCATGTCATCCTGCAACCTCAGCACGTGTTGGATTCCTATTGGATCATCCACCATCTCTAGCATCTCCTTGTACATGCTTGGCATCCCGCAGTGTGCAGCATAGTGGAATGCAGTGCTCTTGTGCAGATCAATTTCCTTGTCCAATAGCTCCTTGTTTTCCCTGAAGAATTTTCCAAACTCTTCCCATTCATATCTCTTTGCCAATATATAtgccttcttcatcttctctattgaTCCTGTCATCCTCTCTTTCTTTCCCTCACTCACTAGCTTCCCAATgtgttaattattatatatttgtggaAAAAGAATCAGAAATGAGCAATGTGTTTGAGCATATCAGCATATGCCTTGCTTAATTAATTTATAAAGTGTATGTGTGTATAGTATATAAGCAAGAGAATAATTAAAGTTAGAGATTTGCTTTTGCTTTGGAACATGAGTGCTTGTGATTTATCCCATTTTGAAGGTTCTACTAATTCATATTCTTCTATCATCCTTCAAATCTAtatgatttgaaagaaaattgcatCGGAAAAGAGAATCTATCCCAGCATATTGTGTGGAGGATTAATATCTTATGTTGTGACTTGTGAAACATGCACATTTCACGAACCAAGACATAACGTGAGACTTGTTCCAAAATTTTATCCATAGTGCATCCCTTAACACCATCTCGTATATTACTCTTTAAATAATGTTACATCTACAAATGTCTGCAATGAGAAACATATCTCATTTTGATAACAAGGAAGCACTGGCCACTGTTATCACAATATATATGCTGTCCCTCTTGCTTAAAATATTAATCAACTGTGATTTGTAGTAAGGTATTCCAGCCTTCAGattaaaaaatgaaaattctTCTAAGAAATTAATTTTGTGAGACTTCTATTGATGCTAATTTCCATGTGAATTTTCTATGTTGCTATTTTATGTGTTTTCAGAGATCATATTGTAAAGTGTGAGAAGATACTTGACAGCATCAATTGTTTCTATCATGCAACTACCCTTTCTTATTTTTTGTTATCACAATCTTTGGTTGCTGCTTGTATGCTTCAATGGCTTAAATGGAATAAACTTATGGAGAAGTGTAGTCATATATAGGTATTGAATGAATTAGCAAATAGAACAGAAATGCTTTTTTGTTTTAGGCTTTTAGCACAGCAAAGATACTATAATAGGTTGAAGAATGTAAGAATGGttgtttcttatttctttttgGTTATATATGTTCAGATAATCAGATGAAGTATAATGATCACATTTGCTGATTTGCTTACTCATTGGAAGATTATGTTAAAATAATTTCTTATGTACATAAGCTCAAAACAATGAAATTTCTAAGGTCAAATAGTCAAAAGTACTGTTTANNNNNNNNNNNNNNNNNNNNNNNNNNNNNNNNNNNNNNNNNNNNNNNNNNNNNNNNNNNNNNNNNNNNNNNNNNNNATTTCCAAATTCCAATTCCAACTAAATCAACCACAATAAATATGTCGtaccaaaaggaaaaataaagtgaaaaataagaaaaaaaaattaaatttcctTTTTGCTAATATGAATCCCAATTTAACatgaaataaattattttattttttctacaattttctttctttcttttaaaacgGTAATTgagttatttttaaaattatgttatgcagttttaaagttaattattaaattaactaTCTCTGTAAAATAAATATTATCTTTATTATTTAAGTAAggtttcaatattttattttcaatggACATTATATCCCCAATTATTGTTTCTTGAACAGCAAgcttattttatttctaaaaagtTCTACAAATGACAAATAATTCCACCGTTGACACTATTGGTTAAAAAAAAAGGGGTCGGAATCCTTTTAGATTTTTAGCTAAACTCTGTGATAAACATGAAGAGTGCATTTTTGGATTGAAGAACGTTAAGCTGACAAaaagtttttctcttttcttttttaaatatatttaaaattttttcccTGTAACTATGGGTGGGTTTTGCTTATACCCACTTTCAGCTTTGGTGTGTTTGAGCATTTGAATCTGTAAAAGGTTTCACCTTTTCACCTTTTGGGTTGTAATTCATCGCCAGCTGGTACAGTGCAGGTAAGCGTATGAGCTTTATTTGCTTGAAGAAAGCGATTATTGAATTGAATTGCGAAAAACTGAATCCTCTGTTTGGTTGTGATTCATTGACATTTATTAGGATTTCATACAACCTAGCTAGAAACAAAAGGGGGGAGGgaaaaaaaaggattttttttttaattattaattcttgTGTGTGTGTTAGATTCGAGAATTGTGAATTGAGGAAGAGGGTGTTTGAGGATTCGGTTGTTTTTTAGATTTGCGTAACTGGGGCTTGGTGCTTGGGCCTGATGGATGAAGTTCAGGGAAGTTCAAGTTCCTTACCTCCATTTCTCACAAAGACATATGAGATGGTGGATGATCCTTCCACCAATTCCATTGTTTCATGGAGTGACAGCAGCAGGAGTTTTGTTGTTTGGAATCCACCAGAGTTTGCAAGGGTCTTGTTACCAAAATTCTTTAAGCACAATAACTTCTCAAGCTTTATCAGACAGCTCAACACTTATGTAAGAAAAATTCAATCCTCTAGTCTAGTTCAATTGGATTTGATAAGTAGATTTTGTATCGTTGTTGTTCCTCATTCTTATATTGATTGCTTGAACTGTATTATGGCTTCTGTATGATCAGGGCTTTAAGAAGATTGACCCTGAACAATGGGAATTTTCCAATGATGATTTTGTAAGAGGTCAACCAAATCTTATGAAGAATATTCATAGGCGCAAACCGGTTCATAGCCATTCTTTGCAGACTCTACATGGACAAGTGGCTATTCCGCTAACCGAGTCAGAACGGAAGAGTCTGAAAGATGACATTGAAAAGCTTAAGCATGATAAACAAGAACAGATTCTGGAGTTACAGAGACAAGAACAAGAGTGGGAAATTTTCAAGTTAAAAATAGATTGCACAAAGGAGCGTTTGGAAACAATGGAAAAGAGGCAACAGAATATGATTTCTTCTATTTCTCAAGTGCTGCATAAACCTGGGGCTGCATTAAATCTGTTGACACTGACAGAAAACATGGAAAGAAAACGAAGGTTGCCAAAAGGCAGCAGTCACTTTACTGATGAAGCTAGCATTGAAGATCCTATGGAAATATCCCAAGTGTTACCTAGTGAAAATGCAGAGAGTAGTGGCTTCGTCACATCATGCATAGAACGAATGAATCAGCTCGAGTCAACCCTGGTATTTTGGGAATATATTGCACAAGATGTGAatgaaaccattgttcaaagtCATTCAAACTTGGATGTTGATGAATCCACAAGTTGTCCAGATAGTCCAGCGGTATCTAGTGTGCAACTCGATGATGAAGTTCAGCCTAAGTCATCCGGGATAGACATGAATTCTGAGCCAGCTTTACCTTCTGATACTGTTGCATTGAAGGAACAACCTGTTGGAACTACCCCTGCAGCTACTGGTGTTAACGACAAATTCTGGGAACAATTCTTGACAGAGAATCCTGGTTCAACAGAACTGCAAGAGGCACAATCAGAAAGAATGGATTTGGACAACAAAAAGAATGAAGGAAAGCCTAGTGCACATGGCAAATTTTGGTGGAACATGAGGAATGTAAATAATCTTCCAGAACAGATGGGTCATTCTTAGTTAAGCTGATAAAACATTGTGGAAATTGATCGTTCTTTCTATCTTGTGATGCTGTTGCCCCCAGAATTAGATGTAATAATTGTAGGTAAGCATGATACAATCTGCTATAGATACATGTTCAATATCTTAGGTTGGATGTTTTGTCCATTGTAGAACTtagtaaattattattttactgCTTGCCATTCTCTTCAATTTCTACTATGCCAAACCAGTACCAAAGCGTGATTTGCATCCCTAAGTGTTGTTATTTTTTCCCCCACCCTTTTTGACCCATAATTTATGTGCTGCAGAGAGATACTTAATATCAAGTGTGAATATTTGTTTTCGATCTAGGATTTCAGATGCCTCACAGGGATAGGTCCTGGAATTGATAATTGAAACTGATCTATAATGGCATTTGTATAATGCACATTTGATGGACTTGACTCTAAATTATGATTCCCCTCTGAAgtcagtattttttttttttaatagtttgGATGCCTGCACTGAATTGTTTGCTAATAAGAGAAAGAATTgttgaataataataatgaatttATTGAGACTTGAAGGTGTTACATTCAAAATAGGATTTGTTCATATTGGGAAATACAAGATATTATATTATATGTTGTTAAATTGCAATCAAACTGTAGTGCTGTGACATTACAGAAAGCTATATGTAAGGCAAGGCAACCACAGATGAGTACAGGATGCAAGACATGGCATGTTCTACCATGATGTGAAATCACTTTCTAGTTTCTAGTTTTATTACATTTCTTCTGCTTGGGTTATTAAAATATGTTGGAATGTCTTAGAAGATGCTGTGGAAACTGGGAACTTGCTTGCATGCATTGAAACTGTTTGGATGCAACCTgattctgcattttacatttttaCAGTCTCTTTTCTGTTCACAAACAGTCATTTTAACAGATTTGTCTCtgctttttctttgatttttttatgtAACGTGAGATAGTAAGAGATTAACCACCTATAGATCAGTAACTAAGTAGGATTTACCAATCTATCATACAATAGAATTTACTAATCCAATGGTAGTTAAATAATTTCAGTCTTTATTGACTACACTATTATGAGCATATATGCCTTTGACTATTCTAAGTGGCTACTATTGAACTTGGGGTCAAATGGAATCTGAGATAATTCTTTGACCAAGTATCTGCAGAAAGAAAGATTGAAAGATTGAGGATGTGATCTTATAAAAATATTGCAAAATAGaagaactttttcttttcttggtataagggaagaattttttatttttttttattttattatttctcttttaatttgatttgatttgatttggcgGGTGTTGTAACTTGTAAGTAAATGAGAAAATCAAAGCAATTTTCGTTTGTAAAACTTGGTTCTCAACCAACATATCCCATGGTTAATTTTCTCTTAATTGTCAAATTAAATAATAGATGTTAGTGAGTGATGACCCGTCAAAGACACAAGACCTTGGACTCTGACCATGGTGGTGTCATTATAAGTGATAAATCTCGTGACTTTGGTTCTTTATTGGTCCCAAAAGGCAAATAATGCATTCTACAATTAGATTGATTAATTATAACATAATAATTTTGTATTATTTATCTGTGGATATCATCTTAAACAAACTCTGAAAATAAGgtaaatgaaaataatatatgcTATATTTTATAAGAAAGCTATACCATGTGCCTATCTAACTTTTTCCCTATTTTTGCTTCCACCTCATGCAAAGTATTACTgtgacaagaaaaatcacattattattacacATGATCACGGAGTTAGTTCTGCTCATTATATcaatattaaatatgtatttgtCAAAGGTGTAACTCAAAATATTAAGCTGCTGAGCAGAAGCCAGCTTGCACTACTTTGCAGCATGATTCAGGTGATCCAATGGCACCATTTGAGTCCCAATAAGAGAATGCAATTTAATTGCTTCTGATATCTATTATCATATATTATTCTTCATAAGATCATTCTACACTTTGTTATtacataataatattattgttatCAAGTAAAACCAAAGCATGATAACACAATATATAACAAGGACTTACTCTCTTTTAAATACAAGAATACATGCTTAATGTAATTAATTAAGCACCATAGCTCATTTGAAACCAAACTTGCCTGAAAACTTGAATGATGAGATCATGATACTCATCAGCATTCAATGTCAGATAACATGCCAGAAGCTCTTCCATTTCTTCTGGGTTTCTAATCTGCTTCTCAATGATCATCTCAATCATAGAGTCTCTGAAATCTTTTCTTGGATCCAATGAACATTTTATAACAGCAAATCTATCTTCTGACCCTTTTGTGAGTAGTGCTTCCTGCACAATAatctcctctctttctttcttcatcttcagTCTTGCTTTCTTCATGTCTTCTATAGCCTTTATTCTGCAAACTTGATCAATCTTGGGAGAAGACATCCTTGGAGAATGTATTCTGATTCTGGGGCTATGCTTTGATTTCCTCCTCTGATGAATAATTTCTCTGCTGCTGTTTCCATCAACTACTGTTTgttgcttctttttcttggtcTTCACCTTCAAGTTCAAGTTCGAGTTCAACTCCTCATCAGTAGGATTCATCATCAGTTTCTTCTCCAAAATATCATTATTCTTCTTACTTCTAACAGAATTCGAACTCTTGGAATCAGATGAAGATGGGAGTGAATAATGTATCCTTGGTGTGCATATTGTTCTTGGTGAATCCAACTGCATCTCCACATCTTTGATCTCTTGTACTAATTTTCTTgattctcttcctctttctttttctaaGTTGAAGAGTTGCTCTTGCAAAACCTTTTGAGCTTTCCTCTCAAATCTCCTCCTTAGGTTTTCATATTCCTTGTCATCTCTAGTGTACTCTTGCATCTCCATTTCAACCTTCCTATCATCCACaaattttctttcttccttttgaATAATACCACtctcctttttctccttcttcaacttgttcttgttgttgttgatgagagcACCTTCTCTTGCTGTGTGCTTCATAGCACTACTGTTTCTTCTAGCAGCAGCAGGGAAACTTGAAGAAGAGTCAATAAAATTATCTTCATCgtgaaataaagaagaagaagcatcatCAGCAACAGTAGAAGAAGCAGTAGTAACAGCATCAGAAGTATTATTCTGGTATGGTGGCTTCTGCTTCTTGATGTTTGCATGATGAGTAGTAGTAGTTGGCTCGGATGATGAGTTGATTCTCATGTGCTTTAACTTAgagaaccaagaaaaagaagaagcatgGTGATGAGAAGACacagaaggagaagaagaaccaGCTTTTCTTCCTCCCCACTTCATCATCATTATCTTGCTTTAGGGTTTTTGCAAAGAAGATGGTAGACAAAGATACAAAGAACATAGAGCAGAAAGCTGTAACAATAATAAGGAGAAGACGGTTATGAAGAACGTGGCTTTCTTACTGTTTAATATTAATTCCACTGTCAAAAATCACTTTACCTGAAATTGATAATTGAgacttattaaataataatttaatcaaatctattaaatcatttaaattttcactagttttactgtaaaaattttataattatcttTATATCAGGTTAATAATTAAatatgccaatgagtaatagctcaaatggcataatctctccatactcaattaagaggttgtgggttcgagtattctatctttggtaaaaaaaaaaaattaaatatatttaataaattttaattactaatttTNNNNNNNTTTCTAGTTTGACACGCCAATAATTAGTCTGTCGCGATGAGCTAGGTGTAATATATATTGCTATTTTGCAagcattatttaaaaaaaaaaagggagagaaCCCTCCACTTCCTGTGATCACTTACCCACTTTTGCTGCTTTCTAGTTTGGATTATtgtacttttaaaaaattaagagAGCAACGCTATGTAGCACATACAGTAACCAAAATCTTTGTCAAATATACTAATAATAGTAGTGTACCTCTCACTCATTTCAATTTTTCCAAACGACTTACTAAAGAAGTGTTAATTGACAATTTGACACCTCCATATAAGGTCATACAGTGATACACTATAGTGGTAGTTAACTAGTTGGAAAATTTTTAAGTGTACCGATAATCCGATATACCGATGTTTCAGTAATTTTTaatcgttgatcttaattataaaaaatatatataatataacggTTAAAATAACTAGAACACCGGTGCTCCTCGATGcacttaaaatattttctataatatATATGATTAAGATCAACAATTAGTGTACTGatatacttaaaaatttttctaaCTAGTTATAATTGGCAAATTAATACACCATTGATGAGatggagaaaataaagaaatagatataattaatgaCATCCACTTGACATAATACGAGCTTTGTTTATAGGCCAGGGTTCATGCAAGCAGTACTCAATCATATAATTAAGGGGTTGTCTTTAATATATAGCTAAATTTAGTGCAACAACCATGACAATATATGAAAGCTAAGCCCGTCTAAATAATTACTGTAACATGAATTTAATTATTAGCAATGACCTTTAGAAGTTGAGATGAATTGTAAGTATGGAGGCTGGCCTGCAAGATTATGAATGTTTTTACGGAGTTTATTATATTATTAGTATATTAATATGTACTAACGAGTCTATTATATTAATCTAGTTTTTTAACTAAATGTATGTAATAATAGCAAATATATTGTTAATTAAGATGATAAATATTTTATacttaaattaaaaaatcatgagttttagttttagacattttaaaatatattttatgaattatatataataaaaaaagagaaaattttactCCCCTCTCctgcgagatgctaaaatgacactcccttcccctctattttataaatgtacatttctCTCCCTTCTAACtttaaaaaacctcctctttaatctattttaaattttttgtgttaactaatattaactttatccattttttaagaaaaataaattattttttgaaaaaatacccattaacaaaaattttattttttatcattaaattttgcttaccaaaataccttttaataaattatttttttattgattaaattgtatttttaccaaaatacttttaaaaaaattaataattaaattatttttttctaagatacctagaataatttattaaaggatattttggtaagcaaaatttaatgataaaaaataaaatttttgctaatgagtatttttttaaaaaaaaataatttattttttcttaaaaaatggataaagttgaCATTAGTTAACAAAaaagtttaaaatggattaaagaggaagTTTTTTAAAGTTAGAAGGGaggagaatgtacatttataaaatggAGGGAAAatgagtgtcattttagcatctcgtaAAGGAGGGGAGTGGAATTTTCTCATAAAAAAATAACACTAACTTTTTTCAtacttttagtatatatatagtaGAAGTAGATGTAGCTATTGTAGAGAAGAGATACAAAATTATcaaagaacaaaaaataataataataagaggaGGCTTAGGTTTGCATTTTTTCCTAAATAAACACTTAGTCCACAAAACTTTTAATttatttcccattcttttgtATATCTAGTTACTTTTTTTTGTGTGGAAATTTTACATCAAAAAGACTAAAACTAACTAGACACTCCCTATCCTTATTACGTTTGGTTGGTAAAAAATTGAATAGAAGGAAGTtgttatacatattatatatatgcaaacaaCTAAATAGGTGAAAATTTATGTAAAGTTAATAGGTAAGAGCTGTTAAATGATTtaaataattttactaaatttttatttaacgaaTTCTGAgttatcaacttcatgtgaagttgactgCAATCGAATTTTCATTGACTAAATAATGAGTATGGAAATGTAAAGGAAGAAAAGCTTAAACCATTTTTCTTGCCGACATTAATTAGTTAATTTCTCTGTCTTTGTCAGATAACATAA harbors:
- the LOC107619929 gene encoding transcription repressor OFP5-like is translated as MMKWGGRKAGSSSPSVSSHHHASSFSWFSKLKHMRINSSSEPTTTTHHANIKKQKPPYQNNTSDAVTTASSTVADDASSSLFHDEDNFIDSSSSFPAAARRNSSAMKHTAREGALINNNKNKLKKEKKESGIIQKEERKFVDDRKVEMEMQEYTRDDKEYENLRRRFERKAQKVLQEQLFNLEKERGRESRKLVQEIKDVEMQLDSPRTICTPRIHYSLPSSSDSKSSNSVRSKKNNDILEKKLMMNPTDEELNSNLNLKVKTKKKKQQTVVDGNSSREIIHQRRKSKHSPRIRIHSPRMSSPKIDQVCRIKAIEDMKKARLKMKKEREEIIVQEALLTKGSEDRFAVIKCSLDPRKDFRDSMIEMIIEKQIRNPEEMEELLACYLTLNADEYHDLIIQVFRQVWFQMSYGA
- the LOC107619928 gene encoding ankyrin repeat-containing protein ITN1-like isoform X2, which codes for MTGSIEKMKKAYILAKRYEWEEFGKFFRENKELLDKEIDLHKSTAFHYAAHCGMPSMYKEMLEMVDDPIGIQHVLRLQDDMGNTPLHEVAFVGEVEMTDHILKYNDDSEQFESLLFMKNNLGETPVYRAAALGKTKLLQHFVLNIDLSPHFHRNDSMSILHTAVIDQFFGTALWLLKRYGNQLADLKDDNGLTTLQLLATMPSTFRSQTQMGAFKNFIYAMLPKYQDYQFYQDEESIKRREDLESGEKGINQWSHPYQRNHSEWKGIEKLWRKKEMHKLAEELVRLLAEKDKSWQQTSIATDRTVSIGSAGSFKNERKGKEKKDQASEKQEEKSKDQQKHAEKPAYTPLLMAACNGIMEIVEVIIRFHPQSIEHVSDDEQNILYMAVKHRQLEVYRLLKKLKMVRRLAGKIDKLGNTVLHYTAEFQGGHQPGYALQLQEELHWFERIEKRLPYHYTIHYNKEDNKTAKQLFQEKHNDLLREARNWIKETAQSCSAVAVLVATVVFAAAYTVPGGTDDNGLPRFLHHPIFLVFTIMDVVSLASSLASVVMFLSILTSPCEMWDFRSSLPRKLMAGFAFLFFSMATTMMSFSATVLINIKLEKNKWTSTLTYSAAFFPVSIFAMMQFPLYVAMRGCLRSTLKRLKKITPRYIRNLLKRSKRKKIWDI
- the LOC107623925 gene encoding heat stress transcription factor A-4c, with protein sequence MDEVQGSSSSLPPFLTKTYEMVDDPSTNSIVSWSDSSRSFVVWNPPEFARVLLPKFFKHNNFSSFIRQLNTYGFKKIDPEQWEFSNDDFVRGQPNLMKNIHRRKPVHSHSLQTLHGQVAIPLTESERKSLKDDIEKLKHDKQEQILELQRQEQEWEIFKLKIDCTKERLETMEKRQQNMISSISQVLHKPGAALNLLTLTENMERKRRLPKGSSHFTDEASIEDPMEISQVLPSENAESSGFVTSCIERMNQLESTLVFWEYIAQDVNETIVQSHSNLDVDESTSCPDSPAVSSVQLDDEVQPKSSGIDMNSEPALPSDTVALKEQPVGTTPAATGVNDKFWEQFLTENPGSTELQEAQSERMDLDNKKNEGKPSAHGKFWWNMRNVNNLPEQMGHS
- the LOC107619928 gene encoding uncharacterized protein LOC107619928 isoform X1, which encodes MTGSIEKMKKAYILAKRYEWEEFGKFFRENKELLDKEIDLHKSTAFHYAAHCGMPSMYKEMLEMVDDPIGIQHVLRLQDDMGNTPLHEVAFVGEVEMTDHILKYNDDSEQFESLLFMKNNLGETPVYRAAALGKTKLLQHFVLNIDLSPHFHRNDSMSILHTAVIDQFFGTALWLLKRYGNQLADLKDDNGLTTLQLLATMPSTFRSQTQMGAFKNFIYAMLPKYQDYQFYQDEESIKRREDLESGEKGINQWSHPYQRNHSAFFWLWYSMWKAMAKEWKGIEKLWRKKEMHKLAEELVRLLAEKDKSWQQTSIATDRTVSIGSAGSFKNERKGKEKKDQASEKQEEKSKDQQKHAEKPAYTPLLMAACNGIMEIVEVIIRFHPQSIEHVSDDEQNILYMAVKHRQLEVYRLLKKLKMVRRLAGKIDKLGNTVLHYTAEFQGGHQPGYALQLQEELHWFERIEKRLPYHYTIHYNKEDNKTAKQLFQEKHNDLLREARNWIKETAQSCSAVAVLVATVVFAAAYTVPGGTDDNGLPRFLHHPIFLVFTIMDVVSLASSLASVVMFLSILTSPCEMWDFRSSLPRKLMAGFAFLFFSMATTMMSFSATVLINIKLEKNKWTSTLTYSAAFFPVSIFAMMQFPLYVAMRGCLRSTLKRLKKITPRYIRNLLKRSKRKKIWDI